Below is a window of Stygiolobus azoricus DNA.
TTCATTGTTCGATCCCGACAAGGTAGATGAAAACCAAGTTTATTATTTGGGCAAAAAATTAGTGGAAGCCGGAACTGATGCTTTTCTAATAGGAGGTACTCTAGGAGTTTCACAGGAGAAATTAGATAAAATCATATCGAGCTTAACAGAATTTGGTTTACCTACGATTATATTTCCAAGTAACGTAAATCTGATCTCAAGTAAAGCCGATGCAATTCTTTTTATGTCGTTACTAAATTCTGATGATTTATATTACGTTGTCGGTGCACAATTAGTAGCTGCTCCAATTATAAAGAAATTAGGACTCGAGGTTTTACCTACAGCATACATTATTATAGGTCATGGTGGAACTGCTGCACATGTTGGTAAAGCTAGAGTAATACCATATGAGAATATTGAATTAATTTTAGCTTACTCTTTAATGGCCAGGTATATGGGGATGGAGTTCATATATTTGGAAGCTGGATCTGGAGCTCCAAAGACAATTAATCCTTTAGCTATTAAAGCTGTAAAAAGCAATGTAGATGATGCTATAATCATAGTAGGAGGCGGTATAAGAGATGAAGAGAGCGGAAAACTTCTAGCAAGCGCTGGTGCAGATATTATAGTTACTGGTAATATTATTGAACAAGA
It encodes the following:
- a CDS encoding geranylgeranylglyceryl/heptaprenylglyceryl phosphate synthase, with translation MRLKGKVKSYIREKLNDGKVIHFSLFDPDKVDENQVYYLGKKLVEAGTDAFLIGGTLGVSQEKLDKIISSLTEFGLPTIIFPSNVNLISSKADAILFMSLLNSDDLYYVVGAQLVAAPIIKKLGLEVLPTAYIIIGHGGTAAHVGKARVIPYENIELILAYSLMARYMGMEFIYLEAGSGAPKTINPLAIKAVKSNVDDAIIIVGGGIRDEESGKLLASAGADIIVTGNIIEQDSEKALKIIKEIKSMRRK